Within Staphylococcus sp. NRL 16/872, the genomic segment AATATCTAAGCCTTGTTCAGTATTCAACCATTCAAGTAGTTGACTTGGACTATTAGGGTTGTCTAATCCAGTAATTTGCGTTGCTTGTTTAAGTAATTCATCTTTACTTAACTTATCCAGCTCATTCGCACCTTCCATTAAAGGTTTAGATAACTTAATGCCTCTGTCATTAATATGTTGATCTAATGACCAGTATTTTTGTTCTGTATCAGTTACTTCAAAATCACTTATCTTTTTAGCAATATTCATCTCTACTTCAACGTCTCTTATGCAGTAATCAATAAATTGTTGCCATTTATCCGGGTCATGTTCAGGTAAATTACGAGTACGACCACCATTGACTTTTGTTGGTTTACATGGAATTGAGAAGTAACGAATTAAATTCTTGCCGGCTTTATCTTTTTGTTCCTGTAAATGCAGAACGGCTCCTACCTTATCAAGTGATGCAGGCAAACCAATTCGTGTTGCATTAACCATAGTGCATATCCACTCTTCAGGTGGCATAGGTTCATTAAAATGTTTTGCTAAACATGTTCTTTCGAAATTTGCGTTAAAGGCGTATTTTTTTACATTTGGGTCGAACAAAGCAATTTTGAAAGTCTCAAAGTCTGCATTATACTGTTCTTCTTCGAGTTCAAGCATGTCTATTGCACTAACAGATCCACCATCAATTGAGTAGGCAATGATTAAGATTTCAAAGTCATCCGCTTCTGTATATTTATAGGCACCACACTTTGAGATGTCGTTACTACTATACGTCTCAATATCAATGTTCATGTACTCCATGTGTGTTCACCTCTTAAGTTTTAAAAATAAAGCGGGGAAAACCCCGCTAGCGTGCTAAATTAAATCGTCTTCATCTGTGTCTAGTTCGTCGAAGTCATCTTCTGCAGCACTTGCACCGCCTAATGGTTCACCTTTTTCAACTAATTGAATATTGTTAAGTCCAACCGCAATTCCTTTGTTACCATTGGTGTTGAATGGATATAAGTTAACTGAAGCTCTAATGTAGTCTCCACTTACAACTGTGCTAGGATCTGTAAGTCTGATTTTATTTTGGTCGACAATACCTGGTGCGCTTTTACTTGATGCATTTAAGAAGTAAGCATCTTGATAGTTAGGGTCATCTTCACGTTCAATATCTCCATCTCTTAAAGGCGTTTTTAAGTTACCGGGCACCTTACCGCCAAACTTAGACGCTTTACCATTTTCAATAGCTTCATCAACTGCTTTTTCAATTGCACTGATTGTGCTTGTTTCTGATTTAGGAATGATTAAACTTACTGAGTATTTAGCGTCTTGTCCTTCCTGCATGCTATGTGGTTCAAAG encodes:
- a CDS encoding DUF2815 family protein, which gives rise to MKAKQNGTKVITGKVRASYAHIFEPHSMQEGQDAKYSVSLIIPKSETSTISAIEKAVDEAIENGKASKFGGKVPGNLKTPLRDGDIEREDDPNYQDAYFLNASSKSAPGIVDQNKIRLTDPSTVVSGDYIRASVNLYPFNTNGNKGIAVGLNNIQLVEKGEPLGGASAAEDDFDELDTDEDDLI